A stretch of the Malus domestica chromosome 08, GDT2T_hap1 genome encodes the following:
- the LOC103428593 gene encoding uncharacterized protein: MAVSDAVVRNLTTIYVAVIVAIKAYGVVFGQSFGGAFVLILSTSVVCLILFLTLAWDVSRKATYAVSRDDNPPPVAHETCKGGICWHGVRVRSSASDVRFRLPQQIGYGGSS, from the coding sequence ATGGCGGTTTCTGACGCGGTGGTTAGGAACTTGACGACGATTTACGTGGCGGTCATCGTCGCCATCAAGGCGTACGGGGTGGTGTTTGGGCAGAGCTTCGGTGGTGCCTTTGTGTTAATCCTCTCCACCTCCGTGGTGTGCCTTATCCTGTTCCTGACTCTGGCGTGGGACGTCTCCCGTAAAGCCACGTACGCAGTTTCGCGCGACGACAATCCTCCTCCCGTTGCTCATGAGACGTGCAAGGGTGGTATTTGCTGGCACGGCGTGCGCGTCCGATCGTCGGCTTCGGACGTCCGGTTTAGGCTCCCGCAACAAATCGGCTATGGAGGCTCTTCGTAA